A portion of the Salmo trutta chromosome 1, fSalTru1.1, whole genome shotgun sequence genome contains these proteins:
- the LOC115200163 gene encoding MICAL-like protein 1 isoform X1 gives MGSLKALQEWCRIKCENYPNVEIRNMSSSFRDGLAFCAIIHKHRPDLIDFNSLSKDNVYENNHLAFEVAQSKLGIPALLDAKDMVSTEVPDRLSIITYLSHYYHCFNKKSHAGPASLKTPYVAECSSHSKTQPDSLGGLQPAKSRTEERSNSGRPCSICASCTEHVHLVQRHVTEGKLYHRSCFRCSVCSSTLLPGSYKEGSEVGSLVCTHHLTASQNARPDYSKQTGSIENLPKLDEQEVTLCQGGLTDNPDLSDFIGKTDSDETVIFGRGETEMEGGERKTRHDTLKKPRPPRPPKPTVEEGKLEEAGTRPIQTTERLTVTPDSNSASASPGRPVPAPRRVLDSTPPRPAPRTRPPKAMDSPLVSGYPVDNKTLPNPSRRFGQPSGPRKPKDPPWLELVQPGPWPKLPPAPPPSMPKPPRSGSIPSLRGSWYRTREPPPNPFGEFEDEEADDDYTGEDNTMSGAEGQAQPSMVTSQTWCGTCQLAEAASSHCQANLEDTSRVVDKFSIAGADDTVNLPEIANAPKKESLAEAGCSLPVSNLAEEPCSIGISESADVGGIANMAEAACALDVCNLADVGVGESTNLSKAASSLGLSNLTEAKTRSSSYLAEAASSLDVSNLAEVARSLGVSSLAGASGFGGLVGAVSAPNISILTGEASSYDVSEASAGSLSVSNLAGADSICRVTGAPSALGKSDIAQSLSLPKSVSVPAISTSSACTRSHPPPTLSTNGAAASPSLLRPPSLPSVSEVSDSGQVPTPSHSKQVCKENPFNRKVSPSEFPKSKAAPGHGFPLIKRKVQTDNYVPVEELQVELGELEKRMDRLELRGVEMERSLRDCQNDQEEEDMLVDWFTLIHEKHMLVRRDAELVYMAKQQNLEERQADVEYELRCLLNKPECKWTKDDRYRDQQLMEELVTIIEQRNHIINSLDQDRQREKEEDALFSMIKKKDLKKESGKDLKTLRAKFKPMKMLKMLSHKDSKSKGSLKKNN, from the exons ATGGGGTCATTGAAAGCTTTACAAGAATGGTGTCGCATAAAATGCGAAAATTACCCCAATGTGGAGATAAGGAACATGTCTTCTTCATTCAGAGATGGATTGGCGTTTTGTGCCATTATCCACAAACACCGACCTGATTTGAT AGACTTCAACTCCCTCTCCAAAGATAATGTTTATGAAAACAACCATCTG GCATTTGAGGTTGCACAGTCAAAGCTGGGCATCCCTGCATTGCTGGATGCTAAGGACATGGTGTCCACAGAGGTGCCAGACCGGCTAAGCATCATCACTTACCTCTCCCATTACTACCACTGCTTCAACAAGAAGTCTCATG CCGGTCCAGCCAGTTTGAAGACGCCATATGTCGCAGAGTGCTCCAGTCACTCCAAGACACAACCTGACTCTCTTGGAGGTTTGCAGCCAGCCAAG TCAAGGACAGAGGAGCGATCCAACAGTGGCAGGCCATGCAGCATTTGTGCGTCCTGCACGGAGCACGTCCACCTGGTGCAGAGACATGTCACTGAGGGGAAACTCTACCACCGCAGCTGCTTCAG ATGCAGTGTGTGCAGCAGCACTCTCTTACCAGGGTCTTACAAAGAGGGGAGTGAAGTTGGCTCCTTGGTCTGCACCCACCACTTGACAGCCAGTCAAAATGCCCGCCCCGACTACAGTAAACAAACTGGATCAATAGAGAATCTGCCCAAATTAGATGAGCAGGAGGTGACACTATGTCAGGGTGGATTAACAGACAACCCCGATCTCTCTGATTTTATTGGAAAAACAGACTCAGATGAGACAGTTATTTttggaagaggagagacagagatggagggaggtgagagaaagaCAAGGCACGACACACTCAAGAAGCCAAGGCCACCCCGTCCTCCAAAGCCCACTGTAGAAGAGGGAAAGCTTGAAGAAGCAGGGACACGGCCCATTCAGACAACAGAAAGACTCACTGTAACACCAGACAGCAATTCGGCTTCTGCAAGCCCTGGACGGCCAGTTCCTGCACCCAGACGGGTATTAGACTCCACCCCTCCTCGTCCTGCACCCAGAACCCGTCCACCTAAAGCCATGGACAGCCCCCTTGTTTCTG gttACCCAGTTGATAATAAAACTTTACCCAATCCTTCTCGCAG GTTTGGCCAACCCAGTGGGCCCCGTAAACCCAAAGACCCACCGTGGCTGGAGCTTGTCCAGCCAGGGCCCTGGCCAAAGCTGCCCCCTGCCCCGCCCCCTAGTATGCCCAAGCCCCCACGCTCAGGCTCTATACCCTCCCTCAGAGGGAGTTGGTACAGAACGAGAGAACCCCCTCCCAACCCCTTTGGGGAGTTTGAGGATGAGGAGGCTGATGATGATTACACAGGGGAAGATAACACAATGAGTGGTGCTGAAGGCCAAGCACAGCCCTCAATGGTAACCAGCCAGACATGGTGTGGTACCTGTCAGTTAGCTGAAGCAGCCAGCTCACATTGCCAAGCTAATTTAGAGGACACATCCAGAGTAGTTGACAAGTTTAGTATTGCTGGAGCGGATGACACAGTAAATTTACCTGAAATTGCTAATGCACCAAAGAAAGAAAGTTTAGCTGAAGCAGGATGCTCACTTCCTGTATCTAATTTAGCTGAAGAACCTTGTTCAATTGGTATATCTGAGtcagctgatgttggtgggatagCTAACATGGCTGAAGCAGCTTGCGCACTTGATGTATGTAATTTAGCAGATGTTGGAGTTGGAGAATCAACCAACTTGTCCAAAGCAGCTAGTTCACTTGGTTTGTCTAATTTGACTGAAGCTAAAACCAGAAGTTCATCTTACTTGGCTGAGGCTGCTAGTTCCCTTGATGTATCTAATCTAGCTGAAGTAGCCAGATCACTTGGTGTATCTAGTCTAGctggagctagtgggtttggAGGTTTAGTTGGAGCAGTTAGTGCACCTAACATATCTATTTTAACTGGAGAAGCTAGTTCATATGATGTTTCTGAAGCTTCTGCCGGTTCACTTAGTGTGTCTAATTTAGCTGGAGCTGATAGCATATGCAGGGTAACTGGAGCACCAAGTGCTCTTGGCAAATCAGATATAGCCCAGAGCCTCTCTTTGCCCAAAAGTGTGTCTGTGCCAGCAATCTCCACTAGTTCAGCCTGTACTCGAAGCCACCCCCCACCAACCTTGTCAACCAATGGAGCAGCAGCCAGTCCCTCCCTGCTCAGACCCCCATCGCTCCCTAGTGTGTCTGAAGTGAGTGACTCTGGCCAGGTGCCCACCCCCTCTCACAGTAAG CAGGTGTGTAAGGAGAACCCTTTCAATCGTAAAGTCTCCCCCTCTGAGTTCCCCAAATCCAAGGCCGCCCCTGGACATGGCTTCCCCCTCATCAAGAGGAAG GTGCAGACAGACAACTATGTCCCAGTGGAGGAGCTGCAGGTGGAGCTGGGGGAGCTGGAGAAACGAATGGACAGGCTGGAGCTgagaggggtggagatggagagaagcTTGAGAGACTGCCAGAATG ACCAGGAAGAGGAGGACATGTTGGTGGACTGGTTCACTCTAATACATGAGAAACACATGCTTGTGCGCAGGGACGCAGAGCTGGTATACAT GGCCAAGCAACAGAATTtagaggagagacaggcagacgtGGAATATGAACTGAGATGTCTCCTCAACAAACCAG AGTGTAAGTGGACTAAGGATGACCGTTATAGGGACCAGCAGTTGATGGAGGAGCTTGTCACCATCATTGAACAGAGGAACCATATCATCAACAGCTTggatcaggacaggcaaag GGAAAAAGAAGAAGATGCTCTGTTTTCCATGATCAAGAAGAAAG atttaaaaaaagagtCTGGGAAGGACCTGAAGACGTTAAGGGCAAAGTTCAAGCCCATGAAGATGCTGAAGATGCTGAGTCATAAAGATTCTAAGAGCAAAGGCTCTCTAAAGAAGAATAACTGA
- the LOC115200163 gene encoding MICAL-like protein 1 isoform X2, with protein MGSLKALQEWCRIKCENYPNVEIRNMSSSFRDGLAFCAIIHKHRPDLIDFNSLSKDNVYENNHLAFEVAQSKLGIPALLDAKDMVSTEVPDRLSIITYLSHYYHCFNKKSHAGPASLKTPYVAECSSHSKTQPDSLGGLQPAKSRTEERSNSGRPCSICASCTEHVHLVQRHVTEGKLYHRSCFRCSVCSSTLLPGSYKEGSEVGSLVCTHHLTASQNARPDYSKQTGSIENLPKLDEQEVTLCQGGLTDNPDLSDFIGKTDSDETVIFGRGETEMEGGERKTRHDTLKKPRPPRPPKPTVEEGKLEEAGTRPIQTTERLTVTPDSNSASASPGRPVPAPRRVLDSTPPRPAPRTRPPKAMDSPLVSGYPVDNKTLPNPSRRFGQPSGPRKPKDPPWLELVQPGPWPKLPPAPPPSMPKPPRSGSIPSLRGSWYRTREPPPNPFGEFEDEEADDDYTGEDNTMSGAEGQAQPSMVTSQTWCGTCQLAEAASSHCQANLEDTSRVVDKFSIAGADDTVNLPEIANAPKKESLAEAGCSLPVSNLAEEPCSIGISESADVGGIANMAEAACALDVCNLADVGVGESTNLSKAASSLGLSNLTEAKTRSSSYLAEAASSLDVSNLAEVARSLGVSSLAGASGFGGLVGAVSAPNISILTGEASSYDVSEASAGSLSVSNLAGADSICRVTGAPSALGKSDIAQSLSLPKSVSVPAISTSSACTRSHPPPTLSTNGAAASPSLLRPPSLPSVSEVSDSGQVPTPSHSKVCKENPFNRKVSPSEFPKSKAAPGHGFPLIKRKVQTDNYVPVEELQVELGELEKRMDRLELRGVEMERSLRDCQNDQEEEDMLVDWFTLIHEKHMLVRRDAELVYMAKQQNLEERQADVEYELRCLLNKPECKWTKDDRYRDQQLMEELVTIIEQRNHIINSLDQDRQREKEEDALFSMIKKKDLKKESGKDLKTLRAKFKPMKMLKMLSHKDSKSKGSLKKNN; from the exons ATGGGGTCATTGAAAGCTTTACAAGAATGGTGTCGCATAAAATGCGAAAATTACCCCAATGTGGAGATAAGGAACATGTCTTCTTCATTCAGAGATGGATTGGCGTTTTGTGCCATTATCCACAAACACCGACCTGATTTGAT AGACTTCAACTCCCTCTCCAAAGATAATGTTTATGAAAACAACCATCTG GCATTTGAGGTTGCACAGTCAAAGCTGGGCATCCCTGCATTGCTGGATGCTAAGGACATGGTGTCCACAGAGGTGCCAGACCGGCTAAGCATCATCACTTACCTCTCCCATTACTACCACTGCTTCAACAAGAAGTCTCATG CCGGTCCAGCCAGTTTGAAGACGCCATATGTCGCAGAGTGCTCCAGTCACTCCAAGACACAACCTGACTCTCTTGGAGGTTTGCAGCCAGCCAAG TCAAGGACAGAGGAGCGATCCAACAGTGGCAGGCCATGCAGCATTTGTGCGTCCTGCACGGAGCACGTCCACCTGGTGCAGAGACATGTCACTGAGGGGAAACTCTACCACCGCAGCTGCTTCAG ATGCAGTGTGTGCAGCAGCACTCTCTTACCAGGGTCTTACAAAGAGGGGAGTGAAGTTGGCTCCTTGGTCTGCACCCACCACTTGACAGCCAGTCAAAATGCCCGCCCCGACTACAGTAAACAAACTGGATCAATAGAGAATCTGCCCAAATTAGATGAGCAGGAGGTGACACTATGTCAGGGTGGATTAACAGACAACCCCGATCTCTCTGATTTTATTGGAAAAACAGACTCAGATGAGACAGTTATTTttggaagaggagagacagagatggagggaggtgagagaaagaCAAGGCACGACACACTCAAGAAGCCAAGGCCACCCCGTCCTCCAAAGCCCACTGTAGAAGAGGGAAAGCTTGAAGAAGCAGGGACACGGCCCATTCAGACAACAGAAAGACTCACTGTAACACCAGACAGCAATTCGGCTTCTGCAAGCCCTGGACGGCCAGTTCCTGCACCCAGACGGGTATTAGACTCCACCCCTCCTCGTCCTGCACCCAGAACCCGTCCACCTAAAGCCATGGACAGCCCCCTTGTTTCTG gttACCCAGTTGATAATAAAACTTTACCCAATCCTTCTCGCAG GTTTGGCCAACCCAGTGGGCCCCGTAAACCCAAAGACCCACCGTGGCTGGAGCTTGTCCAGCCAGGGCCCTGGCCAAAGCTGCCCCCTGCCCCGCCCCCTAGTATGCCCAAGCCCCCACGCTCAGGCTCTATACCCTCCCTCAGAGGGAGTTGGTACAGAACGAGAGAACCCCCTCCCAACCCCTTTGGGGAGTTTGAGGATGAGGAGGCTGATGATGATTACACAGGGGAAGATAACACAATGAGTGGTGCTGAAGGCCAAGCACAGCCCTCAATGGTAACCAGCCAGACATGGTGTGGTACCTGTCAGTTAGCTGAAGCAGCCAGCTCACATTGCCAAGCTAATTTAGAGGACACATCCAGAGTAGTTGACAAGTTTAGTATTGCTGGAGCGGATGACACAGTAAATTTACCTGAAATTGCTAATGCACCAAAGAAAGAAAGTTTAGCTGAAGCAGGATGCTCACTTCCTGTATCTAATTTAGCTGAAGAACCTTGTTCAATTGGTATATCTGAGtcagctgatgttggtgggatagCTAACATGGCTGAAGCAGCTTGCGCACTTGATGTATGTAATTTAGCAGATGTTGGAGTTGGAGAATCAACCAACTTGTCCAAAGCAGCTAGTTCACTTGGTTTGTCTAATTTGACTGAAGCTAAAACCAGAAGTTCATCTTACTTGGCTGAGGCTGCTAGTTCCCTTGATGTATCTAATCTAGCTGAAGTAGCCAGATCACTTGGTGTATCTAGTCTAGctggagctagtgggtttggAGGTTTAGTTGGAGCAGTTAGTGCACCTAACATATCTATTTTAACTGGAGAAGCTAGTTCATATGATGTTTCTGAAGCTTCTGCCGGTTCACTTAGTGTGTCTAATTTAGCTGGAGCTGATAGCATATGCAGGGTAACTGGAGCACCAAGTGCTCTTGGCAAATCAGATATAGCCCAGAGCCTCTCTTTGCCCAAAAGTGTGTCTGTGCCAGCAATCTCCACTAGTTCAGCCTGTACTCGAAGCCACCCCCCACCAACCTTGTCAACCAATGGAGCAGCAGCCAGTCCCTCCCTGCTCAGACCCCCATCGCTCCCTAGTGTGTCTGAAGTGAGTGACTCTGGCCAGGTGCCCACCCCCTCTCACAGTAAG GTGTGTAAGGAGAACCCTTTCAATCGTAAAGTCTCCCCCTCTGAGTTCCCCAAATCCAAGGCCGCCCCTGGACATGGCTTCCCCCTCATCAAGAGGAAG GTGCAGACAGACAACTATGTCCCAGTGGAGGAGCTGCAGGTGGAGCTGGGGGAGCTGGAGAAACGAATGGACAGGCTGGAGCTgagaggggtggagatggagagaagcTTGAGAGACTGCCAGAATG ACCAGGAAGAGGAGGACATGTTGGTGGACTGGTTCACTCTAATACATGAGAAACACATGCTTGTGCGCAGGGACGCAGAGCTGGTATACAT GGCCAAGCAACAGAATTtagaggagagacaggcagacgtGGAATATGAACTGAGATGTCTCCTCAACAAACCAG AGTGTAAGTGGACTAAGGATGACCGTTATAGGGACCAGCAGTTGATGGAGGAGCTTGTCACCATCATTGAACAGAGGAACCATATCATCAACAGCTTggatcaggacaggcaaag GGAAAAAGAAGAAGATGCTCTGTTTTCCATGATCAAGAAGAAAG atttaaaaaaagagtCTGGGAAGGACCTGAAGACGTTAAGGGCAAAGTTCAAGCCCATGAAGATGCTGAAGATGCTGAGTCATAAAGATTCTAAGAGCAAAGGCTCTCTAAAGAAGAATAACTGA
- the LOC115200163 gene encoding MICAL-like protein 1 isoform X3 — MGSLKALQEWCRIKCENYPNVEIRNMSSSFRDGLAFCAIIHKHRPDLIDFNSLSKDNVYENNHLAFEVAQSKLGIPALLDAKDMVSTEVPDRLSIITYLSHYYHCFNKKSHAGPASLKTPYVAECSSHSKTQPDSLGGLQPAKSRTEERSNSGRPCSICASCTEHVHLVQRHVTEGKLYHRSCFRCSVCSSTLLPGSYKEGSEVGSLVCTHHLTASQNARPDYNSDETVIFGRGETEMEGGERKTRHDTLKKPRPPRPPKPTVEEGKLEEAGTRPIQTTERLTVTPDSNSASASPGRPVPAPRRVLDSTPPRPAPRTRPPKAMDSPLVSGYPVDNKTLPNPSRRFGQPSGPRKPKDPPWLELVQPGPWPKLPPAPPPSMPKPPRSGSIPSLRGSWYRTREPPPNPFGEFEDEEADDDYTGEDNTMSGAEGQAQPSMVTSQTWCGTCQLAEAASSHCQANLEDTSRVVDKFSIAGADDTVNLPEIANAPKKESLAEAGCSLPVSNLAEEPCSIGISESADVGGIANMAEAACALDVCNLADVGVGESTNLSKAASSLGLSNLTEAKTRSSSYLAEAASSLDVSNLAEVARSLGVSSLAGASGFGGLVGAVSAPNISILTGEASSYDVSEASAGSLSVSNLAGADSICRVTGAPSALGKSDIAQSLSLPKSVSVPAISTSSACTRSHPPPTLSTNGAAASPSLLRPPSLPSVSEVSDSGQVPTPSHSKQVCKENPFNRKVSPSEFPKSKAAPGHGFPLIKRKVQTDNYVPVEELQVELGELEKRMDRLELRGVEMERSLRDCQNDQEEEDMLVDWFTLIHEKHMLVRRDAELVYMAKQQNLEERQADVEYELRCLLNKPECKWTKDDRYRDQQLMEELVTIIEQRNHIINSLDQDRQREKEEDALFSMIKKKDLKKESGKDLKTLRAKFKPMKMLKMLSHKDSKSKGSLKKNN; from the exons ATGGGGTCATTGAAAGCTTTACAAGAATGGTGTCGCATAAAATGCGAAAATTACCCCAATGTGGAGATAAGGAACATGTCTTCTTCATTCAGAGATGGATTGGCGTTTTGTGCCATTATCCACAAACACCGACCTGATTTGAT AGACTTCAACTCCCTCTCCAAAGATAATGTTTATGAAAACAACCATCTG GCATTTGAGGTTGCACAGTCAAAGCTGGGCATCCCTGCATTGCTGGATGCTAAGGACATGGTGTCCACAGAGGTGCCAGACCGGCTAAGCATCATCACTTACCTCTCCCATTACTACCACTGCTTCAACAAGAAGTCTCATG CCGGTCCAGCCAGTTTGAAGACGCCATATGTCGCAGAGTGCTCCAGTCACTCCAAGACACAACCTGACTCTCTTGGAGGTTTGCAGCCAGCCAAG TCAAGGACAGAGGAGCGATCCAACAGTGGCAGGCCATGCAGCATTTGTGCGTCCTGCACGGAGCACGTCCACCTGGTGCAGAGACATGTCACTGAGGGGAAACTCTACCACCGCAGCTGCTTCAG ATGCAGTGTGTGCAGCAGCACTCTCTTACCAGGGTCTTACAAAGAGGGGAGTGAAGTTGGCTCCTTGGTCTGCACCCACCACTTGACAGCCAGTCAAAATGCCCGCCCCGACTACA ACTCAGATGAGACAGTTATTTttggaagaggagagacagagatggagggaggtgagagaaagaCAAGGCACGACACACTCAAGAAGCCAAGGCCACCCCGTCCTCCAAAGCCCACTGTAGAAGAGGGAAAGCTTGAAGAAGCAGGGACACGGCCCATTCAGACAACAGAAAGACTCACTGTAACACCAGACAGCAATTCGGCTTCTGCAAGCCCTGGACGGCCAGTTCCTGCACCCAGACGGGTATTAGACTCCACCCCTCCTCGTCCTGCACCCAGAACCCGTCCACCTAAAGCCATGGACAGCCCCCTTGTTTCTG gttACCCAGTTGATAATAAAACTTTACCCAATCCTTCTCGCAG GTTTGGCCAACCCAGTGGGCCCCGTAAACCCAAAGACCCACCGTGGCTGGAGCTTGTCCAGCCAGGGCCCTGGCCAAAGCTGCCCCCTGCCCCGCCCCCTAGTATGCCCAAGCCCCCACGCTCAGGCTCTATACCCTCCCTCAGAGGGAGTTGGTACAGAACGAGAGAACCCCCTCCCAACCCCTTTGGGGAGTTTGAGGATGAGGAGGCTGATGATGATTACACAGGGGAAGATAACACAATGAGTGGTGCTGAAGGCCAAGCACAGCCCTCAATGGTAACCAGCCAGACATGGTGTGGTACCTGTCAGTTAGCTGAAGCAGCCAGCTCACATTGCCAAGCTAATTTAGAGGACACATCCAGAGTAGTTGACAAGTTTAGTATTGCTGGAGCGGATGACACAGTAAATTTACCTGAAATTGCTAATGCACCAAAGAAAGAAAGTTTAGCTGAAGCAGGATGCTCACTTCCTGTATCTAATTTAGCTGAAGAACCTTGTTCAATTGGTATATCTGAGtcagctgatgttggtgggatagCTAACATGGCTGAAGCAGCTTGCGCACTTGATGTATGTAATTTAGCAGATGTTGGAGTTGGAGAATCAACCAACTTGTCCAAAGCAGCTAGTTCACTTGGTTTGTCTAATTTGACTGAAGCTAAAACCAGAAGTTCATCTTACTTGGCTGAGGCTGCTAGTTCCCTTGATGTATCTAATCTAGCTGAAGTAGCCAGATCACTTGGTGTATCTAGTCTAGctggagctagtgggtttggAGGTTTAGTTGGAGCAGTTAGTGCACCTAACATATCTATTTTAACTGGAGAAGCTAGTTCATATGATGTTTCTGAAGCTTCTGCCGGTTCACTTAGTGTGTCTAATTTAGCTGGAGCTGATAGCATATGCAGGGTAACTGGAGCACCAAGTGCTCTTGGCAAATCAGATATAGCCCAGAGCCTCTCTTTGCCCAAAAGTGTGTCTGTGCCAGCAATCTCCACTAGTTCAGCCTGTACTCGAAGCCACCCCCCACCAACCTTGTCAACCAATGGAGCAGCAGCCAGTCCCTCCCTGCTCAGACCCCCATCGCTCCCTAGTGTGTCTGAAGTGAGTGACTCTGGCCAGGTGCCCACCCCCTCTCACAGTAAG CAGGTGTGTAAGGAGAACCCTTTCAATCGTAAAGTCTCCCCCTCTGAGTTCCCCAAATCCAAGGCCGCCCCTGGACATGGCTTCCCCCTCATCAAGAGGAAG GTGCAGACAGACAACTATGTCCCAGTGGAGGAGCTGCAGGTGGAGCTGGGGGAGCTGGAGAAACGAATGGACAGGCTGGAGCTgagaggggtggagatggagagaagcTTGAGAGACTGCCAGAATG ACCAGGAAGAGGAGGACATGTTGGTGGACTGGTTCACTCTAATACATGAGAAACACATGCTTGTGCGCAGGGACGCAGAGCTGGTATACAT GGCCAAGCAACAGAATTtagaggagagacaggcagacgtGGAATATGAACTGAGATGTCTCCTCAACAAACCAG AGTGTAAGTGGACTAAGGATGACCGTTATAGGGACCAGCAGTTGATGGAGGAGCTTGTCACCATCATTGAACAGAGGAACCATATCATCAACAGCTTggatcaggacaggcaaag GGAAAAAGAAGAAGATGCTCTGTTTTCCATGATCAAGAAGAAAG atttaaaaaaagagtCTGGGAAGGACCTGAAGACGTTAAGGGCAAAGTTCAAGCCCATGAAGATGCTGAAGATGCTGAGTCATAAAGATTCTAAGAGCAAAGGCTCTCTAAAGAAGAATAACTGA